One Paraburkholderia agricolaris DNA segment encodes these proteins:
- a CDS encoding DUF1329 domain-containing protein, translating into MKAVSQIACLVALACAIAQPALSASQADADKLGKELTPAGAEKAGNKDGTIPAWTGEGAESTGWSYGKFRGDYFKYKNEKPLFVIDASNVDKYADKLAPGEIQLIKQNKGYSMPVYPTHRSCMLPDFVAANTKKNGSASTIGPDGWTMRGETLPGVPFPIPTSGIQAVWNHLTRYQGVAAEYPAALSFVSAKTPGDPGIEYRWTLQFYWPNGAKGENHPADGSLFQGLYFGYIQPAALAGQAAMQRFYFDKPTESYYYFTGQRRVRRMPAYDYDAPSIGFENQYQVDQQDVFFGAPDRFDWKIVGKKEMYVLYNDFAMFDFRKPMSEALQASYVNPAFRRYELHRVWIIEGTVKQGMRHSNPKRTLYLDEDSWLALGGEDYDAQGKIWKWKESAIAPAWELGGACVMPQTLMYDLTSGRYLADSLIFGTGKDYHYYQTPTLPNQNDSFFTSEGLARVSDR; encoded by the coding sequence ATGAAAGCAGTAAGTCAAATCGCGTGCCTGGTGGCTCTGGCGTGCGCGATTGCACAACCGGCGCTCTCAGCTTCGCAAGCGGACGCCGATAAGCTGGGTAAAGAATTGACGCCGGCGGGCGCCGAGAAGGCCGGCAACAAGGACGGCACCATTCCTGCATGGACCGGCGAAGGCGCGGAATCCACGGGCTGGAGTTACGGCAAATTCCGCGGCGACTACTTCAAGTACAAGAACGAGAAGCCGCTTTTCGTTATCGACGCCAGCAACGTCGACAAGTATGCCGACAAGCTTGCTCCGGGTGAGATCCAATTGATCAAGCAGAACAAAGGCTATTCGATGCCGGTTTACCCGACGCATCGCAGTTGCATGCTGCCGGATTTTGTCGCCGCGAATACAAAGAAAAATGGCTCGGCGTCGACGATCGGGCCGGATGGTTGGACGATGCGTGGGGAGACGCTTCCGGGTGTGCCGTTTCCGATTCCCACGAGCGGCATTCAGGCGGTCTGGAATCACCTGACGCGTTATCAGGGCGTGGCGGCGGAGTATCCCGCGGCGCTATCGTTCGTCTCGGCGAAAACCCCGGGTGATCCGGGTATCGAATACAGGTGGACCCTGCAGTTCTATTGGCCGAATGGCGCCAAGGGCGAGAATCATCCTGCGGACGGGTCGTTGTTCCAAGGTCTGTACTTCGGCTACATCCAGCCGGCGGCGCTTGCCGGTCAGGCCGCAATGCAGCGCTTCTACTTTGATAAGCCGACTGAGTCCTACTATTACTTCACGGGCCAGCGTCGTGTGCGCCGCATGCCTGCCTACGACTACGACGCACCTTCGATTGGCTTTGAGAATCAGTATCAGGTTGACCAGCAGGACGTGTTTTTTGGCGCGCCGGACCGATTCGACTGGAAAATTGTAGGCAAGAAAGAGATGTACGTGCTTTACAACGACTTCGCCATGTTTGACTTCCGCAAGCCAATGTCAGAAGCGTTGCAGGCGTCCTACGTGAATCCCGCTTTCCGTCGCTATGAACTGCACCGTGTGTGGATTATCGAAGGCACGGTGAAGCAGGGGATGCGGCACTCGAATCCGAAGCGCACGCTCTACCTCGACGAGGACTCGTGGCTCGCACTGGGTGGAGAAGATTACGACGCGCAAGGGAAAATATGGAAATGGAAGGAATCGGCGATCGCGCCCGCCTGGGAACTTGGCGGCGCTTGCGTCATGCCCCAGACGCTTATGTATGACCTGACGAGCGGCCGCTACCTCGCTGATTCGCTGATTTTCGGAACGGGCAAGGACTATCATTACTATCAGACTCCCACGCTCCCTAACCAGAACGATTCGTTCTTTACGAGCGAAGGTCTGGCTCGGGTAAGTGACCGGTAA
- a CDS encoding FAD-dependent oxidoreductase, translated as MRNHVVVVGGGPTGLLTALGLGRRGVRVTVLEAEEKPNDSPRALVYHCSVLPHLRDLGVLEDCVSAGFLRQDFAWRIHETGEMIRWDLSAIDGDVEFPHALHLGQDKLSAIVVQHLNKLPNVDIRYSTSVLACIDAHNGVTVKAECRGEAFDIEADWLVGADGARSTVRRDILKMQFFGITWPERYIATNIRTNLASLGYSNATMQVDPVCGSVICAIDADDFWRVTFVEEPELPIEGLEQRIGAMFEKLLPKDNPYELIAYTPYRMHQRVTDRMRHGRVLLVGDAAHVTNPTGGLGLTGGMFDCFALIEALGLVLLDGADDEILEFYERDRRKKFIELVSPRASNNLRTLYHLLPGQQRTEWIEWARSISNDRNRMREAMLFHEQMRTVF; from the coding sequence ATGAGAAATCACGTAGTCGTCGTCGGCGGTGGCCCGACTGGCCTGCTCACCGCGCTGGGGCTCGGGCGCCGGGGTGTTCGTGTGACGGTGCTCGAGGCCGAGGAAAAACCGAACGACAGCCCGCGGGCGCTCGTCTATCACTGTTCAGTGCTGCCTCACCTCCGCGATCTTGGTGTTCTTGAAGACTGCGTATCGGCCGGATTCTTGCGCCAGGATTTTGCGTGGCGTATCCATGAAACGGGCGAGATGATTCGTTGGGACCTCAGCGCAATTGATGGAGACGTCGAGTTCCCTCATGCGTTGCACCTGGGTCAGGACAAGCTTTCTGCAATTGTCGTGCAGCACCTCAACAAGCTACCGAATGTGGACATCCGGTATTCGACATCGGTCCTGGCATGCATCGATGCCCATAACGGTGTCACGGTAAAGGCGGAGTGCCGGGGCGAGGCGTTCGACATCGAAGCCGACTGGCTGGTGGGCGCGGACGGCGCCCGCAGCACAGTTCGCCGCGATATCCTGAAGATGCAGTTTTTCGGCATTACATGGCCCGAACGCTATATCGCCACGAATATCCGTACCAACCTCGCGAGCCTCGGTTACAGCAACGCCACCATGCAGGTGGACCCGGTTTGCGGTTCGGTTATCTGCGCGATCGACGCTGACGATTTCTGGCGCGTCACGTTTGTGGAAGAACCCGAACTTCCGATTGAAGGATTGGAGCAGCGCATTGGCGCAATGTTCGAGAAGCTTCTGCCCAAAGACAACCCTTATGAACTCATTGCGTACACGCCGTACCGGATGCACCAGCGTGTGACCGACAGGATGCGGCACGGCCGGGTGTTGCTCGTCGGCGACGCCGCGCATGTGACCAATCCGACTGGCGGGCTTGGGCTGACGGGCGGTATGTTCGACTGCTTCGCTCTGATCGAGGCACTTGGACTAGTGCTGCTGGATGGCGCAGACGATGAGATTCTTGAATTCTACGAGCGTGACCGTCGCAAGAAATTCATCGAGCTTGTTTCGCCGAGAGCATCGAACAACTTGCGCACGCTGTATCACCTGCTCCCGGGCCAGCAGCGCACCGAATGGATTGAATGGGCCCGTTCCATTTCGAACGACCGGAACAGGATGCGCGAAGCCATGCTCTTCCATGAGCAGATGCGTACGGTCTTCTGA
- a CDS encoding aldehyde dehydrogenase family protein — translation MFEKSHLQQFYIDGKWQSHVTDEQFGEVINPATGEPTDKIAFGSAEDIDLAVRAAHRAFPSFASWKQSERNELVEQVCSVYERRMGDFVDAITAEMGAPREYVSRAAQAPSGLGHFRAAVEAAERLHFRYRQGTAFIVREPVGVCALITPWNWPMNQVACKVAPALIAGCTMVLKPSQAAPYSATVLAEVLHEAGVPAGVFNSVQGEGARLGGALSSHPLVDMVSLTGSNMAGEQVTRAAAPTAKRVSLELGGKSANIILPGANLDEAVTHGVLTMMYNSGQTCVAPSRMLVPMDSIEEVERIARKACATIVVGDPSDPHTTMGPIANERQFKKVLSMIASGQQEGAKLIYGGTQRPDNCPKGFYVQPTVFSRVNNRMTIAQEEIFGPVLVIIPYEDLTDAVEIANDSPFGLSGYVYGADKAQAAAVAAKLRTGMVHLNGAPVDFQAPWGGYKQSGNGREWGAWGIEEFLETKAILGVDEHFSLA, via the coding sequence ATGTTTGAAAAATCTCATCTTCAGCAGTTTTACATCGACGGGAAGTGGCAAAGCCATGTCACCGATGAACAGTTCGGCGAGGTCATCAATCCCGCGACGGGTGAGCCGACCGACAAAATTGCGTTCGGCTCTGCCGAAGACATCGACCTGGCCGTGCGGGCCGCACACCGTGCGTTCCCGTCATTCGCGAGTTGGAAACAAAGCGAGCGAAATGAACTCGTTGAGCAGGTCTGTTCAGTTTATGAACGTCGGATGGGTGACTTCGTGGATGCCATCACCGCGGAGATGGGTGCGCCACGCGAGTATGTCTCCCGCGCCGCGCAGGCGCCCTCGGGCCTCGGGCACTTCCGTGCCGCGGTCGAAGCGGCGGAGCGTTTGCATTTCCGCTATCGGCAAGGCACGGCATTTATCGTACGCGAGCCCGTCGGCGTGTGTGCCTTAATCACCCCGTGGAACTGGCCAATGAACCAGGTTGCCTGCAAGGTGGCACCGGCGCTCATCGCCGGCTGCACGATGGTGTTGAAGCCGAGCCAGGCCGCGCCGTACTCCGCCACTGTCCTCGCGGAAGTGCTGCACGAAGCGGGCGTTCCGGCCGGTGTTTTCAACTCGGTGCAAGGGGAGGGGGCACGACTCGGCGGAGCTCTCTCGTCGCATCCTTTGGTCGACATGGTTTCGCTGACGGGTTCGAACATGGCCGGTGAACAGGTGACGCGTGCAGCCGCGCCAACCGCGAAACGAGTCTCGCTTGAATTGGGCGGCAAATCCGCGAACATTATTTTGCCGGGGGCCAATCTGGATGAAGCGGTGACGCATGGTGTTCTGACGATGATGTACAACTCGGGACAGACCTGCGTGGCACCGTCGCGAATGCTGGTGCCGATGGACAGCATCGAGGAAGTCGAACGCATCGCGCGGAAGGCTTGCGCGACGATCGTGGTGGGTGACCCCAGCGACCCGCACACGACGATGGGGCCGATCGCCAACGAGCGGCAGTTCAAGAAAGTGCTCTCGATGATCGCGAGCGGACAACAGGAAGGCGCCAAGCTCATCTACGGCGGGACGCAGCGGCCTGATAACTGCCCCAAGGGGTTTTACGTCCAACCTACAGTGTTCAGCCGCGTGAACAATCGCATGACGATCGCCCAGGAGGAAATCTTTGGCCCGGTCCTCGTCATCATTCCATACGAAGATTTGACGGACGCGGTCGAGATCGCCAATGACTCACCGTTCGGCCTGTCAGGCTACGTTTATGGCGCGGACAAGGCACAAGCTGCAGCAGTCGCGGCAAAGCTCAGAACCGGCATGGTTCACCTCAATGGCGCGCCGGTCGACTTTCAGGCGCCGTGGGGTGGCTACAAGCAGTCTGGAAACGGCCGGGAGTGGGGTGCATGGGGCATCGAGGAATTCCTTGAGACCAAGGCAATCCTCGGCGTTGACGAGCATTTCTCTCTCGCCTGA
- a CDS encoding (2Fe-2S)-binding protein yields MGTRFKVNGRSVDVNADEAMPLLWVIRDRLGLTGTKFGCGIAQCGACTVHMNGAAVRSCVVPLAAAAGANVKTIEALSPDRSHPVQKAWESCAVPQCGYCQSGMVMAVAALLESNPDPSREEVDASITNICRCGTYQRIRDAIQVAVKNARHG; encoded by the coding sequence ATGGGTACGAGATTCAAAGTCAACGGCCGGTCCGTTGATGTGAATGCCGACGAAGCGATGCCGCTGCTATGGGTGATACGCGACCGGCTCGGATTGACCGGGACGAAATTTGGCTGCGGCATCGCTCAATGCGGCGCGTGCACAGTGCACATGAACGGCGCCGCCGTGCGGTCATGCGTCGTGCCGCTCGCGGCAGCGGCTGGTGCGAACGTGAAGACTATCGAAGCACTTTCGCCGGACAGGTCTCATCCGGTTCAGAAAGCATGGGAAAGCTGCGCCGTACCGCAATGCGGCTATTGTCAGTCAGGCATGGTCATGGCGGTCGCGGCCCTGCTTGAATCCAACCCTGACCCAAGCCGGGAGGAGGTCGACGCGTCCATTACCAATATCTGTCGCTGCGGAACCTACCAGCGGATTCGCGATGCTATACAGGTTGCTGTGAAGAACGCGCGTCATGGATAA
- a CDS encoding TetR/AcrR family transcriptional regulator: MQKAEFETRAPLAGRSSTKREDHRNKMQSHIVEEARRLLQHEGYASFSLRKVATAAGVSLGTLQHYFPNRTLLLNAVVTSTVGSFNRTYQEISRYALVGTERLTLLLEQNLRDIFDRGTASFMLEIAALAHHEWVVAVALANSYRGGFNRSTQHPTFLPVFQPGS, translated from the coding sequence ATGCAAAAAGCCGAATTTGAAACCAGGGCGCCGCTCGCGGGACGGTCTTCAACGAAACGGGAGGACCATCGAAACAAGATGCAATCCCATATCGTCGAGGAAGCGCGTCGCCTGCTTCAGCACGAGGGCTACGCATCGTTCAGTCTCCGGAAAGTCGCGACAGCTGCGGGTGTCTCGCTTGGAACGTTGCAGCATTACTTCCCGAATCGCACGCTTCTGCTCAATGCCGTGGTCACGAGCACGGTCGGTTCATTCAACCGGACTTACCAGGAGATCTCTCGCTACGCGCTAGTGGGAACAGAGCGGCTCACCTTGCTGCTGGAGCAAAATCTTAGGGATATCTTCGACCGAGGGACGGCTTCGTTCATGCTCGAAATCGCGGCGCTCGCGCATCACGAATGGGTGGTTGCCGTGGCGCTCGCGAATAGCTACAGGGGCGGATTCAACCGGTCAACGCAACACCCAACGTTTCTGCCAGTTTTTCAGCCGGGTTCATAA
- a CDS encoding helix-turn-helix domain-containing protein has product MEMSGTVDHELSDAVRALLLERPGSPPSMAEVADALRLSTRTLRRRLKALNTGFSALVADIRGSLACHYLTDTSWPLDVIAEKVGYSDASNLRQAIKRWVGESPQAYRARIGRAPERTGHHDHVVHG; this is encoded by the coding sequence ATGGAAATGTCAGGAACGGTCGACCACGAGCTCAGCGATGCCGTCCGCGCGCTGCTGCTGGAAAGACCGGGCAGCCCACCTTCGATGGCCGAGGTAGCCGACGCGCTCCGCCTGTCGACACGGACCCTGCGCCGGCGTCTCAAAGCCCTGAACACGGGTTTCAGTGCGCTTGTCGCGGACATCCGGGGCAGCCTCGCTTGTCACTATCTGACCGATACCAGCTGGCCACTCGACGTCATTGCCGAAAAGGTTGGCTATAGCGACGCCTCCAATCTGCGCCAGGCGATTAAGCGCTGGGTTGGCGAGTCACCGCAGGCGTACCGGGCACGGATCGGCCGTGCGCCCGAACGGACCGGCCATCACGACCATGTTGTGCACGGCTAG
- a CDS encoding WD40/YVTN/BNR-like repeat-containing protein gives MNSVRKFTLAAALALASVAVHAQATEGPDGLSLHLASTAADLSATEYLAVARAGKRIVAVGEHGTIALSDDGKSWRQARHVPVQSTLTSVAFSDAMHGWAVGHWGVVIHTDDGGETWSLQRSDLKVDQPLFSVYFKNSTEGFAVGLWSLLLKTSDGGRTWTQSKLVSDKKEGADKNLFQLFSSRDGTLYISAEKGTVFCSTDAGATWTGIPTGYSGSLWTGVALSDGALLVGGLRGSMLRSDDGGKTWLPLKTDTSSSITDIVQMPNHEVIAVALDGVILQSNDNGQHFQRMVGQDRANYTAVVAKSDGQPVYFTARGIAIDH, from the coding sequence ATGAACAGTGTCCGGAAATTCACGCTTGCGGCCGCTCTTGCGCTTGCCTCAGTCGCGGTCCATGCACAGGCAACCGAAGGGCCTGACGGGCTGAGCTTGCACCTTGCATCAACCGCAGCGGACCTCTCGGCCACCGAGTATCTCGCGGTCGCACGGGCGGGCAAGAGGATCGTGGCCGTTGGTGAACATGGAACGATCGCTCTGAGCGATGACGGCAAGTCCTGGCGACAGGCCAGGCACGTTCCTGTTCAGTCGACGCTCACATCCGTCGCATTCTCCGACGCGATGCACGGCTGGGCTGTGGGCCATTGGGGTGTGGTTATTCATACCGACGACGGCGGCGAGACCTGGTCCTTGCAGCGGTCCGACCTGAAAGTCGACCAGCCTTTGTTCTCCGTGTACTTCAAGAATTCGACAGAGGGCTTCGCGGTTGGTTTGTGGTCTCTGTTGCTGAAAACGTCAGATGGAGGCCGAACCTGGACGCAGTCCAAGCTCGTGTCGGACAAGAAGGAAGGCGCGGACAAAAACCTCTTCCAGCTGTTCAGCTCGCGAGACGGGACTCTCTATATCTCGGCGGAAAAAGGCACGGTCTTTTGCTCGACAGATGCCGGCGCGACATGGACGGGGATTCCAACCGGTTACAGCGGAAGCCTGTGGACGGGAGTCGCATTGAGTGACGGCGCGCTGCTTGTGGGGGGGCTCCGTGGCTCCATGCTGCGCTCCGACGACGGCGGGAAAACCTGGTTGCCGCTCAAGACAGATACGTCGAGTTCCATCACGGACATTGTACAAATGCCGAACCACGAGGTAATCGCCGTTGCGCTCGATGGGGTAATCCTGCAAAGCAACGACAACGGACAACACTTTCAGCGGATGGTGGGACAGGACAGAGCCAACTACACCGCGGTGGTCGCGAAGTCGGATGGACAACCGGTGTACTTCACGGCTCGCGGCATCGCGATAGACCACTGA
- a CDS encoding alpha/beta fold hydrolase has protein sequence MINYELSDFGGRFLTTPSQSINGRRYPGISAYVEWFIPSEAKQISVTFVHGGGGQGSEFLRTPDNRPSWVHSFLRAGYPVYVLDRPGHGRSHWNAEVLGPALPPPSYEALVPRFVEPAKHLLWDEAGKHDQWPIEEPRAADRFMASQGPMATTLESSQRHVEAIAPELFQLVGDTVLIPHSAGGPCGWALSAIGGKQVKAVVAVEPLGAPGLDHPLGRFDNGLCVAAFAGSSNPYGPPIAMVTSEATWMRDMNLRATEYLESCGANVTLIDLPQLGIRGNGHMMMSERNNDRIADAIIDWLARTV, from the coding sequence ATGATCAACTATGAACTGAGCGACTTTGGGGGGCGTTTTCTGACGACGCCTTCCCAGTCGATCAACGGGCGTCGATACCCAGGTATTTCAGCCTATGTCGAGTGGTTTATCCCTTCGGAGGCGAAGCAGATCTCGGTGACGTTCGTGCATGGGGGAGGCGGGCAGGGGTCCGAATTTCTACGAACGCCGGATAACCGGCCCAGTTGGGTTCATTCGTTTCTCCGGGCCGGGTACCCCGTCTATGTGCTGGATAGACCCGGTCACGGACGAAGTCACTGGAACGCCGAGGTACTCGGCCCGGCGCTTCCTCCGCCCTCGTACGAAGCGCTTGTCCCACGCTTCGTGGAGCCCGCAAAGCATTTGCTGTGGGACGAAGCCGGGAAACACGATCAGTGGCCAATCGAAGAACCGCGCGCGGCCGACCGGTTCATGGCCAGTCAGGGCCCCATGGCGACGACCCTTGAAAGCAGCCAGCGTCACGTCGAGGCTATTGCTCCCGAGCTTTTTCAACTGGTCGGAGATACCGTGCTGATTCCCCATTCCGCCGGTGGCCCGTGCGGTTGGGCTTTAAGCGCGATCGGCGGAAAACAGGTCAAAGCAGTCGTTGCAGTGGAGCCGCTTGGCGCTCCGGGTCTTGATCATCCGCTGGGCCGGTTTGATAACGGACTTTGCGTCGCGGCGTTTGCCGGTTCGAGTAACCCTTACGGGCCGCCAATCGCGATGGTGACCTCAGAGGCGACGTGGATGCGCGATATGAATCTTCGTGCGACCGAATACCTCGAGTCGTGCGGTGCGAATGTCACACTGATCGACCTGCCTCAACTTGGAATTCGCGGCAACGGCCACATGATGATGTCGGAACGCAACAATGACCGGATTGCGGACGCAATCATCGACTGGCTGGCTCGAACAGTTTGA
- a CDS encoding TetR/AcrR family transcriptional regulator, protein MQRLTFETGALLPEDLMSTTQQRKRGHKLATILEDSRKLMQRDGYAAFTLRKAAAEAGVPLGTLQHYFPTREVLLKTVIHQTLKQFNDEYHLIARSGGGAADRLTQLISKILTEVRDTETRLFMLEVAALANHEDFATEALAECYQDYIGIFANLVAEINPHLSKKESHIRAVLIVSQLEGLLVVLNSGNVSPSIDGQALDHAVHVVVNSLSTAGN, encoded by the coding sequence ATGCAACGGCTGACTTTCGAAACTGGGGCACTTTTGCCCGAAGACCTGATGAGTACGACTCAGCAGCGCAAGCGCGGGCATAAGTTGGCAACGATTCTGGAAGACTCGCGCAAGTTGATGCAACGTGATGGCTACGCAGCCTTCACGCTCAGGAAGGCCGCAGCGGAGGCGGGTGTTCCGCTGGGCACGCTGCAGCACTATTTCCCCACGCGCGAAGTTCTGCTGAAGACCGTCATCCATCAAACGCTGAAACAGTTCAACGACGAATATCATTTAATCGCGAGGTCTGGCGGGGGCGCCGCCGACCGGCTGACGCAGTTGATTTCGAAGATTCTGACGGAGGTACGCGACACCGAGACCCGTCTATTCATGCTGGAGGTTGCGGCGCTTGCCAATCACGAGGACTTCGCAACTGAAGCGCTGGCCGAGTGCTATCAGGACTACATTGGCATCTTTGCGAACCTCGTCGCGGAAATCAATCCGCACCTCAGCAAGAAGGAGAGTCACATCCGGGCTGTCCTCATCGTGTCGCAACTCGAGGGCCTCCTCGTGGTGCTAAACAGTGGCAACGTTAGCCCGAGCATCGACGGGCAGGCACTGGACCATGCAGTTCATGTCGTGGTGAATTCGCTCAGTACCGCCGGCAACTGA
- a CDS encoding efflux RND transporter permease subunit, giving the protein MNLKSLVSKLELWLFSHRLPLLSVLVVFTLVMGVFAAQLRMEAGFEKQIPVGHEYTKTFLEYRKDLPGANRLTIVMRVQNGTIWNKDALTRLYNVTQAVTFLPNVDRLGVQSLWTPNTFVNEITEDGFRAAQLIPGTVVPASLDAKTIADIQRSAAQGGFVGVLVSKDQKAAMITAELNETDAQGHHLDYISYNRILEQKIRKQFEDKNVQIQIIGFAKQVGDIAEGGKSVVEFFGLAILLTVLALYWYCHSWRFTFLPVLCSFTSLVWQFGTLRIIGYGLDPLAVLVPFLVFAIGVSHGVQQINFIVRGLAQGKTTERAARDSFTGLLIPGTLALVTALLSFITLLVIPIPMIRELAITASLGVGYKIVTNLVMLPLAASYFRFDKAYAEKALRKREARTRIIRAISVVAEWRNAVAITVIACIVLGTTAWASRDRIVGTLQPGAPELRPDARFNQDAVSIAKNFDMGLDWLTVIYQSPPDSCGRVGVATHMDGFASSMKSVPGVVSVDSFSSQLRNYSQGYNEGYPKMDVVPIDPTNYAALATEIGRNKGYNSKDCSMTAAHLYLTDHKAVTIKNVLKAVRAYFDANPLPHGVVLRLAAGNAGVLAATNDVLEKSELPMMLYVYAAIIALVLCVYRDFRAAIACCFPLTVGTFIGYWFMKEFEIGLTVATLPVMVLAVGIGVDYALYIYNRLQMHLADGDTIRTAMNRALEFEGIATIFTALTLAIGVATWSFSALKFQADMGKLLAFMFIVNLVMAFTALPALAVVLERLFPRTKKAYSPSILTH; this is encoded by the coding sequence ATGAATCTAAAATCGCTTGTTTCAAAGCTGGAACTCTGGCTGTTTTCTCACCGGCTTCCGTTGCTTTCCGTGCTGGTTGTCTTCACGCTGGTGATGGGTGTGTTCGCCGCACAGCTACGCATGGAAGCCGGATTTGAGAAGCAGATTCCCGTCGGCCACGAATACACCAAGACCTTCCTTGAATATCGCAAGGACCTTCCGGGTGCCAACAGACTCACGATTGTGATGCGTGTGCAAAACGGAACGATCTGGAACAAGGATGCGCTCACCCGTCTGTATAACGTGACCCAGGCGGTAACGTTCCTGCCAAACGTCGACAGGTTGGGCGTTCAATCACTGTGGACGCCGAACACCTTCGTCAATGAAATCACGGAGGATGGCTTTCGCGCTGCGCAGTTGATACCCGGCACCGTGGTTCCCGCGTCTCTCGATGCCAAAACGATTGCCGACATTCAACGGTCGGCGGCGCAAGGCGGATTCGTCGGTGTGCTGGTTTCAAAGGACCAGAAAGCCGCGATGATTACGGCAGAGCTCAATGAAACCGATGCCCAGGGTCATCACCTCGACTACATCAGTTACAACAGGATTCTCGAACAGAAAATCAGAAAGCAGTTCGAGGACAAGAACGTACAGATTCAGATTATTGGCTTCGCCAAGCAGGTTGGCGACATTGCGGAAGGCGGCAAGAGCGTCGTTGAATTCTTTGGACTCGCGATTCTTCTGACCGTCCTCGCGCTCTATTGGTACTGTCATTCGTGGCGCTTCACCTTCCTTCCCGTGCTTTGTTCGTTCACGTCGCTCGTCTGGCAGTTCGGCACCCTGCGCATCATTGGCTACGGTCTCGACCCTCTTGCTGTCCTGGTTCCCTTCCTGGTCTTTGCAATTGGTGTCTCACACGGCGTTCAGCAGATTAACTTTATTGTCCGCGGCCTCGCTCAGGGAAAAACAACCGAACGCGCGGCTCGCGACAGTTTCACCGGCCTGCTCATCCCCGGCACCTTGGCGCTCGTCACGGCATTGCTGTCCTTCATCACGCTGCTCGTCATTCCTATTCCGATGATTCGCGAGTTGGCCATCACCGCCTCGCTCGGTGTCGGCTACAAAATCGTAACGAACCTGGTCATGCTGCCGTTGGCCGCGTCCTATTTCAGGTTCGACAAGGCCTACGCGGAGAAAGCGCTGCGCAAGCGTGAAGCCAGAACTCGCATCATCCGGGCAATCTCGGTGGTGGCCGAGTGGCGCAACGCGGTAGCGATCACCGTCATCGCGTGCATTGTTCTCGGCACGACTGCGTGGGCGAGCCGCGACCGTATTGTGGGCACGCTGCAACCGGGGGCGCCCGAATTGCGGCCTGACGCCCGCTTCAATCAGGATGCCGTTTCGATTGCGAAGAACTTCGACATGGGTTTGGACTGGTTGACGGTTATCTATCAGTCGCCGCCGGACTCATGTGGGCGAGTTGGCGTCGCCACGCATATGGACGGTTTCGCGTCTTCGATGAAGTCTGTGCCAGGCGTTGTGTCGGTCGATTCATTCTCCTCGCAACTGCGCAACTATAGTCAGGGGTACAACGAAGGCTATCCCAAGATGGATGTCGTCCCTATCGACCCGACCAATTACGCGGCGCTCGCCACCGAGATCGGTCGCAACAAGGGATACAACAGCAAGGATTGCAGCATGACGGCTGCACACCTTTATCTGACCGACCACAAGGCTGTAACCATCAAGAACGTCCTGAAAGCGGTTCGGGCGTACTTCGATGCCAACCCTTTGCCTCACGGCGTCGTACTGAGACTGGCCGCGGGCAACGCAGGTGTCCTCGCCGCGACGAACGACGTTCTCGAGAAGAGCGAACTGCCCATGATGCTGTACGTCTATGCGGCCATCATTGCGCTGGTTCTGTGCGTATACCGTGATTTTCGTGCGGCAATTGCCTGTTGCTTCCCGCTCACCGTCGGCACCTTCATTGGATACTGGTTCATGAAGGAATTCGAAATCGGCCTGACGGTAGCGACCTTGCCAGTGATGGTGCTTGCTGTCGGAATCGGCGTCGATTACGCGCTTTATATCTACAACCGGTTGCAGATGCACCTTGCCGATGGCGACACGATCCGCACAGCCATGAACCGTGCGTTGGAGTTCGAAGGTATCGCAACGATTTTCACGGCGCTCACACTTGCGATTGGCGTCGCGACCTGGTCGTTCTCCGCTTTGAAGTTTCAGGCCGACATGGGCAAGTTGCTGGCCTTCATGTTCATCGTGAATCTGGTGATGGCTTTCACTGCGCTCCCGGCTTTGGCTGTTGTGCTCGAGCGGTTGTTTCCGCGCACGAAGAAAGCTTACTCACCTTCCATCCTCACCCACTAA